GGCGCCGATCATGGATCCGCCGCCGCACGCTTGGGAGGAATTCTCGGCCCGTTTCCCCTATCAGGAAACCGACGATCAGCTGCGCGCCATCGAGGACGTGATGGCGGATATGACCTCGGGCCAGCCAATGGACCGGTTGATTTGCGGCGATGTCGGCTTTGGCAAGACCGAGGTCGCGATGCGCGCGGCCTTTGTCGCGGCGATGTCCGGCGTGCAGGTCGCGGTGATCGCGCCGACAACCCTGCTGGCGCGTCAGCACGCGGCCTCGTTCGCCGAACGGTTCCGGGGTTTCCCTTTGGAAGTCAGACAGTTGTCGCGCTTTGTTACGGCAAAGGATGCCGCCAAAACGCGCGAAGGGATGGCCAAGGGCACCGTTGATATCGTGATCGGCACCCACGCACTGTTGGCCAAGGGTATCAAGTTTCAAAACCTTGGCCTGCTGATCATCGACGAAGAGCAGCATTTCGGCGTCGGCCATAAGGAACGCCTGAAGCAGCTGCGCAGCGACATTCACGTGCTGACCCTGACCGCAACGCCGATCCCGCGGACCCTGCAGCTGAGCCTGACGGGCGTGCGGGATCTGTCGATCATCGGCACGCCGCCGGTGGACCGGCTGGCGATCCGCACCTATGTCAGCGAATTCGACGCTGTCACCATCCGCGAAGGGTTGCTGCGGGAACATTATCGCGGCGGACAAAGCTTTTACGTGGTACCGCGGATTTCAGACCTCGCCGAGGTCGAGGAATTCCTCAAGGAGCAACTGCCCGAGCTGACCTATGTGGTGGCGCATGGTCAGATGGCGGCCGGGGAACTGGATGACCGGATGAATGCCTTCTACGACGGCAAATTCGACATCCTTCTGGCGACAACCATCGTGGAATCGGGCCTCGACATTCCGACGGCAAACACCATGGTGGTGCACCGGGCCGATATGTTCGGTCTGGCGCAGCTTTATCAGATCCGGGGCCGGGTGGGCCGTTCGAAAACCCGTGCCTATGCTTACCTGACCACCAAGCCGCGCGTGCGCCTGACCGCGACGGCTGAAAAACGGCTCAAGGTGCTCGGTTCGCTCGACACTCTGGGCGCCGGATTTACCCTTGCCAGTCAGGATCTTGATATCCGCGGCGCTGGGAACCTGCTGGGCGAGGAACAATCGGGCCAGATGCGCGATGTGGGCTACGAGCTGTACCAATCCATGCTGGAAGAGGCGATTGCCAAGATCAAGGCCGGGGAGTTGGAGGGCCTTTCCGAGGGCGACGATCAGTGGGCGCCGCAGATCAATCTGGGCGTGCCGGTGCTGATCCCCGAGGACTACGTGCCCGACCTTGATGTGCGCCTTGGCCTCTATCGCCGCCTCTCGGGCCTCACGACCAAGGTCGAGCTGGAAGGGTTCGCGGCAGAACTGATCGACCGGTTCGGCAAACTGCCGAAAGAGGTCAACACCTTGATGCTGGTGGTGCGGATCAAGGCGATGTGCAAACGCGCGGGCATCGCCAAGCTGGACGCCGGTCCCAAGGGCGCAACCCTGCAGTTCCACAATGACAAATTCGCCTCCCCTCAGGGGCTGGTCGAATTCATCGAGGATCAGAAGGGCCTGGCCAAGGTCAAGGACAACAAGATCGTCGTGCGTCGCGACTGGAAGAAGGACAGCGACAAGATCAAGGGCGCCTTTGCCATCGCCCGCGACCTGGCCGAAAAGGTGGTCGCGGAGAAGAAAAAAGCCAAGGCAAAGCAGGGCTAGGCCTTCAGCGCGCAGGGATGGTGCGGGTCAGGCGCAACAGTCCTGCGGCGCCATCGCCACCTGCGCGCAGCCGCAGGAGGCCATGATCCCGTCCGAACGCGCCTGCGCCAGATCCAGCTTCTGGCGAATGTGGTCGATTTCCACGGTTTCCCCACGCGCCGCGAGGCAGTCGTGCAACCCTTTGAGGCTCCAGACGTTGTCGGGATGGATCGACGCCCGCGACAGGGTGCCATCCAGTCCCAGATCGGCGCGATAGACGGCCTCTGCCTCCGCCACATGGCCTTGCTCTAGCAGCAGCGCCCCCAGCGCGTGGCGGGTCGGCTGCATCCAGCCCCAGGGTTCATCATAGGGCAGGTTGTCATCCAGATCGACCGAGCAGCGCAGGTGGCCATAGGCGATATCAAAGTTGCCCTTGCGGTATTCAATCTCACCGCGCAGCATTTCCCGCGCGATTTCAAGAAGATCGACAACGCGGTTGTTGTGCATCAGACGGGTCTCCGGCACCCGGTCCTTGGCCACAAGGAACAGCGCTTCCTCGGCCTCAGCCTCAGCCACGCGGCCCGTCGCAGCATAGCCAAGGGCACGGGCATAATGGGTAGTGGCTGTCAGAGTACGGAACAACTCCTGGTCCTCTGGCAGTTCCAGCGCGATCGCCTCGTCCCAACGGCCGAACCGGATCAGGATATGAGGATGCATGGCCATGTAGCTTTCGAAGTAATCCGCCATTGGCGGGCTTTCGATCCGTAGCATTTCAATCGGCGTGGTGTCCCACAGCCCCTGATTTGCACGTAGGGCTGGCTCGATTTGTCCAAGGAAAAGAGCACCATAGATCACGAAGTGATAATCGTGCTGCCGATAGCCGGTGTAGATATTATAGGCGCCTTCGCGTTCGTAGTATTTTAGGTCTGCTTCGATCGCCTTCTGGTTCCAATAGACCACATCCTGATAATTGCCGCAGAGCACGTCGATATGGGTGGGCATATGCACCAGATGCCCGGCATCGGGCACCAGATCGCGCAGCACATCACCCGCCTTCAGCGCCTTTTCCGGGGTCGGCGACATTTCCATCAGGTGCACATAAAGATGCAGCAGGCCGGGATGGGTCATGGCTCCGGGCAGGCTATCAAAGGCGTCTTCCAGAACCTGTTGCGCTTCTTTCGTTGCCGCGCCTTCTGCCGGAAGGCCGGTTTTCAGATCCCACATCTTCCAGGGCGTGAGGTTCAAGAGGCTTTCGACATAGACGCAGCGCAGGTCCAGATTGTCCGGCACCTCGGCAAAGGCCGCGCGCATGCTGTTGGCAAAATCATGGTCCCATGCGTGCATGTCATCAACGGGTGTGCGCTGCGGATAGCGGGCGGTCAGGGCGTTGATCAGGGCGCACTCGGCCGGGGTGCAGCCCTTTGCGTGGGCCAGAGCGGACTGCGTCGCATCATAGGCGGTCGCCAGCGCTTCAGCCCGGGTGGCGGGGTCGTGCAGCTCCCACGGCATGTTATAGTTGGGGCCGGATGCATAGGCGAGGCCCCAATGCGCCATGGCGCAACCCGGATCCTCGGCCAGCGCGCGGCGAAAACAGGTGGCTGCCTCCTGATGGTTATAGCCATAGGTCCAGATCAGACCGCGATCAAACCACAGCTGCGCCTTGGCGCTGCCGGTGGTCACGGGACAGGAATAGGTCCCGAGATCATAATAGAAATCCATGAAAACACCCCTTCAAGCTTATGAAGAGGTTAGGGTTTTCAGGCTTGCCGGGCAAGCGGCGTGTCCCCGGCGCGACGCGGCAGCAGTGCAGTTGCGCAATCTGCTGGCAGGCGGTGGTGCGGGGTTAAACCGCAGGCAGGCGTGCTTCTACTCGCGCCATATGCAGCATGACGAGAAACCCGAGGAAAGCCATGATCAGAATGCCTGCGGTCAGCGGAAGCAGCGATCCGTCGAACAACAGCCCGACCGGTGCGGCGATGGCTGCGGCAACTACTGTGGAGATTGCCCCCATGACCGAGGCAGCCATACCCGCGATATGGCCCATCGGCTCCATCCCCATGGCGTTGAGATTGCCAAGGGTAACGCCGGCCATGAAGAACACGCTGGTCTGCCAGATCACAAACAGGCCAAAGGCAACGGAGTTGTCCAGCGGCATGCTTTCCAAGACCAGCATGGCCGATGCCAGACCGATCTGGGAGGCCAGCGCCCAGGTCACCATGCGGCGCATCCCCAGACGCACCACCAGTACAGCATTCAGGAGGCTGCCCGTCCCGGCCACCAGCGCAACGCCGAAGAACCAGTAAGGGAAGCTTTCGGCGCGGTCAAAGACCACGTCATAGGCCGGTTGAACCAGGGTGATCATGGTAAACAGCATGCCAAGGCACAGGCATTGGGCGATGATCGACAGGCGGACGGTGGGGTGGGTCACCATCTCCTTCAGTGCTGCAGCCATCAGCGCCGGGCGCACCGGGCGGCGGTCTTGCCGCTCCAGCGTTTCGGGCAGGCGCACGCCCATCCAAAGTGCGATGATGAGAGCAAAGGCCGCAAAGGCAGCAAAGATGCCGCGCCAGCTGGAAAAGGCAATGATGACGGAGCCCAGCATCGGCGCAACCGCCGGAACGAGGGTGAAGATCATCATGGCGATGGAGACAACCCGCGCCATCTCACGGCCCGAATAGAGATCCCGCACCACGGCCATGGCGACAACGCGCGGTCCGGCTGCGCCAAGCCCCATGGTGACCCGCGCCAAAAGCGCCAGTTCCAGGGATTG
This genomic stretch from Phaeobacter gallaeciensis harbors:
- a CDS encoding MFS transporter — encoded protein: MSKSVSNPMSKGEFIALIAMMFATIAFSIDAMLPALPEIGATLSPDNINRAQLIITSFVLGMGIGTFFTGPISDAFGRKPVIFGGVILYIISAAAAWAAQSLELALLARVTMGLGAAGPRVVAMAVVRDLYSGREMARVVSIAMMIFTLVPAVAPMLGSVIIAFSSWRGIFAAFAAFALIIALWMGVRLPETLERQDRRPVRPALMAAALKEMVTHPTVRLSIIAQCLCLGMLFTMITLVQPAYDVVFDRAESFPYWFFGVALVAGTGSLLNAVLVVRLGMRRMVTWALASQIGLASAMLVLESMPLDNSVAFGLFVIWQTSVFFMAGVTLGNLNAMGMEPMGHIAGMAASVMGAISTVVAAAIAAPVGLLFDGSLLPLTAGILIMAFLGFLVMLHMARVEARLPAV
- the mfd gene encoding transcription-repair coupling factor, which produces MAQPAITMGGAPEGFDARLVLKEVETSGGPVLHVARDDKRMEAMRAALAFFAPDMPVFVFPGWDCLPYDRVSPNADISAARMATLAALVHQMPSQFILLTTLNAASQRVPAREVLREAAFSARVDHRIDETALRQFLVRMGFTQSPTVMEPGDYAIRGGIIDIFPPGDTGPVRLDLFGDVLDGARRFDPVTQRTTEKLDLIELAPVSEVILDEAAVTRFRQNYRIEFGAAGTDDPLYEAVSAGRKHQGIEHWLPFFHEKLETLFDYLPQASVTLDDQVTASRLARWDSIADQYETRKLAMAQKGRLDTVYKPTPPGLLYLDDSAWEDATSAHRTIQLHPLAQASGPGVVDAGGRIGRDFAPERQLENVSLFGALAAHIQERMQKGPVVVASYSEGARERLTGLIEDEGLAEAIPVMDGTRIGKSGLHLAVWALEHGFEAPDMTVISEQDVLGDRLIRSPKKRRKAENFLTEAQSLSPGDLVVHVDHGIGRYQGMEVITAAGAAHECLLLEYAEEAKLYLPVENIELLSKYGHDEGLLDRLGGGAWQAKKAKLKERIREMADRLIRIAAERALRKAPIMDPPPHAWEEFSARFPYQETDDQLRAIEDVMADMTSGQPMDRLICGDVGFGKTEVAMRAAFVAAMSGVQVAVIAPTTLLARQHAASFAERFRGFPLEVRQLSRFVTAKDAAKTREGMAKGTVDIVIGTHALLAKGIKFQNLGLLIIDEEQHFGVGHKERLKQLRSDIHVLTLTATPIPRTLQLSLTGVRDLSIIGTPPVDRLAIRTYVSEFDAVTIREGLLREHYRGGQSFYVVPRISDLAEVEEFLKEQLPELTYVVAHGQMAAGELDDRMNAFYDGKFDILLATTIVESGLDIPTANTMVVHRADMFGLAQLYQIRGRVGRSKTRAYAYLTTKPRVRLTATAEKRLKVLGSLDTLGAGFTLASQDLDIRGAGNLLGEEQSGQMRDVGYELYQSMLEEAIAKIKAGELEGLSEGDDQWAPQINLGVPVLIPEDYVPDLDVRLGLYRRLSGLTTKVELEGFAAELIDRFGKLPKEVNTLMLVVRIKAMCKRAGIAKLDAGPKGATLQFHNDKFASPQGLVEFIEDQKGLAKVKDNKIVVRRDWKKDSDKIKGAFAIARDLAEKVVAEKKKAKAKQG